One Kribbella sp. NBC_00662 genomic region harbors:
- a CDS encoding DUF3592 domain-containing protein — protein MLTIVVLGGFGLVLVVAAFIVTDVLAGIRRNEPSSTEEKTAGRVIRVRGPVRGQLDSGAPAVYTEVIVEYYTRRGEGPYEVSRKFPVGSRITYAKDDRVIVAYDVRTPRRARLAGRVTHWPALGLPSAARAA, from the coding sequence ATGTTGACGATCGTTGTACTAGGTGGGTTCGGCCTGGTGCTGGTGGTTGCAGCCTTCATCGTGACCGACGTTCTGGCCGGAATCCGGCGGAACGAGCCCAGCAGTACGGAGGAGAAGACCGCGGGACGAGTGATCCGGGTGCGTGGCCCGGTCCGCGGCCAACTGGACAGCGGTGCCCCGGCGGTCTACACCGAGGTCATCGTCGAGTACTACACCCGCCGGGGCGAGGGTCCGTACGAGGTCTCCCGCAAGTTCCCGGTCGGGAGCAGGATTACTTACGCCAAGGATGACCGGGTGATCGTCGCGTACGACGTCCGGACTCCCCGCCGGGCCCGTCTGGCCGGCCGGGTCACCCACTGGCCGGCCCTGGGGCTGCCTTCCGCGGCCCGGGCGGCCTGA
- a CDS encoding TetR/AcrR family transcriptional regulator gives MVTSGAYPLRRTPTQDRASRQVERILDAACAEVVERGYDAASTSGIAKRAEIAVGSVYRYFPDKRSLIQAIERRNQARYTEAVSERLAGVSSWRAAVDVTLDTFREMHRTDPGFRAVVLSGLGDPELESKPGEFDDQHAGEFAELLAARFGARDSRDFRLAVTLSIAMGESLAHLADRLSADEAEYVLDQGRPVLYNLLAPHLPA, from the coding sequence ATGGTGACTTCGGGGGCGTATCCGCTCCGCCGGACGCCGACCCAGGACCGGGCCAGCCGGCAGGTCGAGCGGATCCTGGACGCGGCCTGTGCGGAGGTGGTCGAGCGCGGGTACGACGCGGCGTCCACGAGCGGGATCGCGAAACGGGCCGAGATCGCGGTCGGCAGCGTGTACCGGTACTTCCCGGACAAGCGCAGCCTGATCCAGGCGATCGAGCGTCGGAACCAGGCGCGCTACACCGAGGCGGTCAGCGAGCGGCTGGCCGGCGTCTCGAGCTGGCGGGCGGCGGTCGACGTCACGCTGGACACGTTCCGGGAGATGCACCGGACGGATCCCGGATTCAGGGCGGTCGTGCTGAGCGGGCTCGGCGATCCGGAGCTGGAATCGAAGCCGGGCGAGTTCGACGATCAGCACGCAGGGGAGTTCGCGGAGTTGCTCGCGGCCCGGTTCGGCGCGCGGGATTCGCGTGACTTCCGGCTGGCCGTCACACTCAGCATCGCGATGGGCGAGTCGCTGGCTCATCTGGCGGATCGGTTGTCCGCGGACGAGGCGGAGTACGTGCTGGATCAGGGTCGGCCGGTGCTGTACAACCTGCTCGCCCCTCATCTACCTGCTTGA
- a CDS encoding phosphatidylinositol-specific phospholipase C1-like protein codes for MRISRTAVAGAASIALAASGVAGTAVTRHDSHAGDGLRLNQVQVVGSHNSYHRELSPNEQKVQQQQNAGSVDLWYSHAPISQQLEDQNVRSLELDLFPDPQGGLYTYPLIRKLTGQGPLTDPAMAQPGIKVMHIPDFDYNTNCDTFVVCLQQVKTWSDAHPSHVPIAINLELKQSDPNVVAAGGVVAPPWDAANLDSVDTEIRSVFKENEILTPDDVRKPGLTLEKSVLTKGWPKLKDVRGQVMFYFDNGGPGAIRDTYTAGKPNLEGRAVFTRGPEGAPDAAVTEVNDPRGAGQAEIQRLVRKGYLVRTRSDEPMATIRDKDYTRLGIALASGAQWVTTDFPVAGMAARYDSDFVAKLPGHTPVRFNPVTATAKTAVSEG; via the coding sequence ATGCGCATCAGCAGAACAGCGGTCGCCGGGGCCGCGTCCATCGCCCTGGCCGCCTCCGGAGTCGCCGGTACGGCGGTCACCAGGCACGACTCGCACGCCGGGGACGGCCTGCGGCTGAACCAGGTGCAGGTGGTCGGGTCGCACAACTCGTACCATCGCGAGCTCAGTCCGAACGAACAGAAGGTCCAGCAGCAGCAGAACGCCGGCTCGGTCGACCTCTGGTACTCGCACGCCCCGATCTCCCAGCAGCTGGAGGACCAGAACGTCCGCTCGCTGGAGCTGGACCTGTTCCCGGACCCGCAGGGCGGCCTGTACACGTACCCGTTGATCCGGAAGCTGACCGGCCAGGGACCGCTGACCGACCCGGCGATGGCCCAGCCCGGGATCAAGGTCATGCACATCCCTGACTTCGACTACAACACCAACTGCGACACCTTCGTGGTGTGCCTGCAGCAGGTGAAGACCTGGTCCGACGCACACCCGAGCCACGTGCCGATCGCGATCAACCTCGAGCTGAAGCAGTCCGACCCGAACGTGGTCGCCGCCGGTGGCGTGGTCGCGCCGCCGTGGGACGCCGCCAACCTGGACAGCGTCGACACCGAGATCCGCTCGGTGTTCAAGGAGAACGAGATCCTCACGCCGGACGACGTCCGCAAGCCCGGCCTGACGCTCGAGAAGTCCGTGCTGACGAAGGGCTGGCCGAAGCTGAAGGATGTTCGCGGCCAGGTGATGTTCTACTTCGACAACGGCGGACCCGGCGCGATCCGCGACACCTACACCGCCGGGAAGCCGAACCTGGAGGGCCGGGCGGTCTTCACCCGCGGGCCGGAGGGCGCGCCGGACGCAGCGGTCACCGAGGTGAACGATCCGCGCGGTGCGGGCCAGGCCGAGATCCAGCGGCTGGTTCGCAAGGGCTACCTGGTCCGGACCCGGTCCGACGAGCCGATGGCAACGATCCGCGACAAGGACTACACGCGACTCGGGATCGCGCTGGCCAGTGGTGCGCAGTGGGTGACCACGGACTTCCCGGTCGCCGGTATGGCCGCCCGCTACGACAGCGACTTCGTCGCGAAGCTGCCCGGGCACACTCCCGTACGATTCAATCCCGTCACCGCAACCGCGAAGACGGCCGTCTCGGAAGGGTGA
- a CDS encoding OsmC family protein, with product MSEHVVDVSWSRGEYDFAYDSYNRDHEWRFDGGITVPGSANPKYLGNPGPVDPEEAFVAALSSCHMLTFLSIAARKRLVVDAYDDHAVGVMAPNAEGRLAITQVTLHPKIVWAGAEPDAETIEKIHHLSHQECFIANSVTTEITVAS from the coding sequence ATGTCGGAGCATGTGGTCGATGTGAGTTGGAGCCGTGGTGAGTACGACTTCGCCTACGACAGCTACAACCGCGACCACGAGTGGCGCTTCGACGGCGGCATCACGGTGCCCGGTTCGGCCAACCCGAAGTACCTGGGGAATCCGGGCCCGGTCGATCCGGAGGAGGCGTTCGTGGCGGCGTTGTCGTCGTGCCACATGCTGACCTTCTTGTCGATCGCGGCCCGGAAGCGCCTGGTCGTGGACGCGTACGACGACCACGCGGTCGGCGTGATGGCTCCGAACGCCGAGGGCCGGCTGGCGATCACCCAGGTGACGCTGCACCCGAAGATCGTCTGGGCCGGCGCCGAGCCGGACGCGGAGACGATCGAGAAGATCCATCACCTGTCACACCAGGAGTGCTTCATCGCGAACTCGGTGACCACCGAGATCACGGTTGCGAGCTGA
- a CDS encoding aromatic acid exporter family protein: MDPVRLTLDQLRELRDDIAPRAAQRSRASIRRRIERWRSRAFFIAQCALAAGVAWVLGRYVLGHKAPFFAPVAAMVCLGFSFGQRLRRVAEVMVGVAVGVGVGDLFVRVFGTGVVQIVFVIALAMSVAVLLGAGTLMTTQAGVQAAIVTTLLPNPGAGFSRWLDAVLGGAVALAAATIAPAAAIRRPRQQASGVLTELAEILNETADGLRTRDEEALTDALRRARASESRLDDLRSAAAEGVAVVRLSPFRRRHRGRVQEIADLVVPLDRAIRNIRVLVRRCAVSVWRDEAMPTEYPMLLERLADGTRLIGESLFEPAADVAAHRVLGELGRRTAVMPLPTGLSAVVVLGQLRSTIIDLLELTGTSYDDARKLVPLRLDGLDEK, translated from the coding sequence GTGGATCCGGTCAGGCTGACGTTGGACCAGTTGCGGGAGCTGCGCGACGACATCGCGCCGCGGGCCGCTCAGCGGTCGCGTGCCTCGATCCGCCGCCGGATCGAACGCTGGCGCAGCCGGGCCTTCTTCATCGCCCAGTGCGCGCTCGCCGCCGGCGTCGCCTGGGTGCTCGGCCGGTACGTCCTCGGCCACAAGGCGCCGTTCTTCGCGCCGGTCGCGGCGATGGTCTGCCTCGGCTTCAGCTTCGGCCAGCGGCTGCGGCGAGTGGCCGAGGTGATGGTCGGCGTGGCGGTAGGCGTCGGCGTCGGCGACCTGTTCGTCCGGGTGTTCGGGACCGGCGTCGTACAGATCGTCTTCGTGATCGCGCTGGCGATGAGCGTCGCCGTACTGCTCGGCGCGGGCACGCTGATGACCACGCAGGCCGGTGTCCAGGCCGCGATCGTCACCACCTTGCTGCCGAACCCGGGCGCCGGGTTCAGCCGCTGGCTGGATGCCGTGCTCGGCGGGGCCGTCGCGCTCGCGGCCGCCACGATCGCCCCGGCCGCCGCGATCAGGCGTCCGCGGCAGCAGGCTTCCGGCGTACTGACCGAGCTGGCCGAGATCCTCAACGAGACCGCGGACGGCCTCCGCACCCGCGACGAGGAGGCGCTCACCGACGCGCTCCGTCGCGCCCGCGCGAGCGAGTCCCGGCTCGACGACCTGCGCAGCGCCGCCGCGGAGGGCGTCGCGGTCGTCCGGCTGTCGCCGTTCCGCCGCCGGCATCGCGGCCGGGTCCAGGAGATCGCCGACCTCGTCGTACCGCTGGATCGCGCGATCCGGAACATCCGGGTCCTGGTACGGCGCTGCGCGGTGTCGGTCTGGCGGGACGAGGCGATGCCCACGGAGTACCCGATGCTGCTCGAGCGCCTCGCCGACGGCACGCGCCTGATCGGCGAGTCCCTGTTCGAACCGGCCGCTGACGTCGCCGCACACCGCGTCCTGGGCGAGCTCGGCCGCCGTACCGCGGTGATGCCGCTGCCGACCGGGCTGTCCGCGGTCGTCGTCCTGGGCCAGCTCCGGTCCACGATCATCGACCTGCTCGAGCTGACCGGCACGTCGTACGACGACGCCCGGAAACTCGTCCCGCTGCGGCTGGACGGACTCGACGAGAAGTAG
- a CDS encoding DUF5709 domain-containing protein, translated as MSDDSREDYGSYSVDDEDQLQAEDTLNDRGVDDLLDEGYSPPEKWSAGEGFGTTADEAVQGETLDQRIAQEIPDTDPYAEDGEDVGGPEVGVVRSGRLVAPDEGAHGDDDSELFAEDVGIDGAAAGAEEAAVHLVDDEDNFELEDDDEEDLESYDDVDLGDVGDPED; from the coding sequence ATGAGTGACGACAGCCGTGAGGACTACGGCAGCTATTCCGTGGACGACGAGGATCAGCTGCAGGCCGAGGACACCCTGAACGACCGGGGCGTCGACGATCTGCTCGACGAGGGGTACTCGCCTCCGGAGAAGTGGTCCGCGGGCGAAGGATTCGGCACCACGGCCGACGAGGCGGTGCAGGGCGAGACGCTGGACCAGCGGATCGCCCAGGAGATCCCGGACACCGATCCGTACGCCGAGGACGGCGAGGACGTCGGCGGCCCTGAGGTCGGCGTGGTCCGGTCCGGGCGCCTGGTCGCGCCCGACGAGGGCGCGCACGGCGACGACGACAGCGAACTGTTCGCCGAGGACGTCGGCATCGACGGCGCCGCGGCCGGCGCCGAGGAGGCCGCCGTCCACCTCGTCGACGACGAGGACAACTTCGAGCTCGAGGACGACGACGAGGAAGACCTCGAGAGCTACGACGACGTCGACCTGGGCGACGTCGGCGACCCGGAAGACTGA
- a CDS encoding DUF167 domain-containing protein, protein MRILLRVRPGASRTAVGGRYDGAAGPALVVAVSARAVEGQATKAVLEAVAAAFDVRRSAVTLVRGATSRDKLVEVDGDETALRPILQKLLG, encoded by the coding sequence GTGAGGATCCTGCTCCGGGTCCGACCAGGCGCCTCGCGAACCGCGGTCGGCGGCCGGTACGACGGCGCGGCCGGCCCGGCCCTGGTCGTGGCCGTGTCGGCCCGCGCGGTCGAGGGTCAGGCCACGAAAGCCGTTCTGGAGGCGGTCGCAGCGGCGTTCGACGTACGCCGGTCGGCGGTCACGCTGGTCCGGGGCGCGACCAGCCGCGACAAGCTCGTCGAGGTCGACGGCGACGAGACGGCGCTGCGACCGATCCTCCAGAAGCTACTCGGCTGA
- a CDS encoding cytochrome P450, giving the protein MAPTPLLGSRTLDRQTARTLPPGPKLPTLVQTVLFASHRRTFFPRMRAKYGDVFTIRLVPSSRVCVVLSRPDHIREVFGSPPAVMHAGEGNTVLEPIMGSHSLLLLDDEDHVRMRKQLMPAFSGAALRGYAGMVLDLARAEVAKWPVGKPFKVHQRMRNLTLEIILQVIFGVTDIDRLNTLRPLMDKIVSVSPVIMLGGFYPPLLRIPPWKTYLDTQRKVDEILYDEIAKRRETFAGRNDVLSRLLAAGGWSDVELRDQLVTLLLAGHETTATALAWAFHELARRPEDLAFGQRAADTDADDELEAVLKEALRLHPVVYQVGRRLTETTDIAGYRLPRGTTIMAAIGLVHRDGEHFPMPMEFRPQRFLSDDPPAPGTWMPFGGGARRCIGAGFSLMEGTEILRAALSAYDFQAPNPKPEPPQAKNVTLVPRHGSVVTVTRRP; this is encoded by the coding sequence ATGGCTCCGACACCCCTGCTCGGTTCCCGGACCCTCGACCGGCAGACGGCCCGCACGCTGCCGCCGGGGCCGAAACTCCCCACCCTCGTCCAGACCGTGCTGTTCGCGAGTCACCGACGGACGTTCTTCCCGCGGATGCGGGCGAAGTACGGCGACGTGTTCACGATCCGGCTGGTGCCGTCGAGCCGAGTGTGCGTCGTCCTGAGCCGGCCGGACCACATCCGCGAGGTGTTCGGCAGCCCGCCCGCAGTGATGCACGCCGGCGAGGGCAACACGGTGCTCGAGCCGATCATGGGCTCGCACTCGTTGCTGCTGCTCGACGACGAGGACCACGTCCGGATGCGCAAGCAGCTGATGCCCGCGTTCTCCGGGGCGGCGCTGCGCGGGTACGCCGGGATGGTGCTGGACCTCGCCCGGGCCGAGGTCGCGAAATGGCCGGTCGGCAAACCGTTCAAGGTGCACCAGCGGATGCGGAACCTGACGCTCGAGATCATCCTGCAGGTGATCTTCGGCGTCACCGACATCGACCGTCTCAACACGCTGCGCCCGCTGATGGACAAGATCGTCTCGGTGTCGCCGGTGATCATGCTCGGCGGCTTCTACCCGCCGCTGCTCCGGATCCCGCCGTGGAAGACGTACCTGGACACCCAGCGCAAGGTCGACGAGATCCTGTACGACGAGATCGCCAAGCGCCGCGAGACGTTTGCCGGACGCAACGACGTACTCTCCCGGCTGCTCGCCGCGGGCGGCTGGTCGGACGTCGAGCTGCGCGACCAGCTGGTGACGCTGCTGCTGGCCGGGCACGAGACGACGGCGACCGCGCTGGCCTGGGCGTTCCACGAGCTGGCCCGGCGACCCGAGGATCTGGCGTTCGGGCAGCGGGCCGCGGACACCGACGCGGACGACGAACTGGAGGCCGTGCTCAAGGAGGCCCTGCGGTTGCACCCGGTGGTGTACCAGGTCGGCCGTCGGCTGACCGAGACCACGGACATCGCGGGCTACCGCCTGCCTCGGGGTACGACGATCATGGCCGCGATCGGGCTCGTGCATCGCGACGGCGAGCACTTCCCGATGCCGATGGAGTTCCGCCCCCAGCGGTTCCTGTCCGACGACCCGCCGGCCCCGGGCACCTGGATGCCCTTCGGCGGCGGCGCCCGGCGCTGCATCGGCGCCGGTTTCTCGCTGATGGAGGGCACCGAGATCCTCCGGGCCGCCCTCAGCGCCTACGACTTCCAGGCCCCGAACCCGAAACCCGAGCCACCCCAGGCGAAGAACGTCACGCTGGTCCCCCGCCACGGCTCAGTGGTCACCGTCACCCGCCGACCGTGA